The genomic segment CCGCGCAAAAACAATCTCCCTCTGCAGGAGGCAGCAAAGGATCCGCTCCCAACACGAATATTTATTGCACCCACCCCTTGCCTGCAGGAGCGAGACAGCCCCACCCAGTCCAACACCCTTCCTCGGCCCGTCCAAACCCGGCCCAGCCCGCCTCCCAGCCCGGCGAAATAATTGCACCCGTCTCGCGGTCAGCTCACCTCCCCGTCTCCTCCCACGGTAACCTCACCTCCCCCGCTTaaaggcaggcaggcaggcaggcgaGCGCGCTCTCTCTCACGCACAACGCAcccgcgagagagagagagagagagagagagagaggagtgacgTCGCCTTCTTAAATCTCTCTACCCGAGCCGGGCAGTAAAAAAATTGGGGGAGGCGAGGGGAGGAGTGGGAGCAGCGGGCAGGAGAGGAGGCTGCGAATCAGAGGGGAATTCGGGGGCTGACTTCGAGCAGGCCGGGAATTCGCGCGATTCGGGCACGGGTCCGGCGGCCGCGGGGGTGAGCGCACGCGCGCGGAGGCGCCGCGGATGTGAAGATCTGGTGGTCCGGATGACTGCTTccaccgcggccgcggccgcgcaggcgtcgggagggggaggaggcgagGGGCATGGCGCGGCGGCGCGAGGtgagttgggttgggttgggtgtgtgcgttgtgtttgtttgtttgtttttttttggctaGCTCTGACGCGAGGTTTTGGGTTTCGGCCTGGGCTTTTGCAGGTGGCGGAGGCGGGGCGGAGGATGGGATGTACTCGGAGCTGTGGAACCTCTGCGCCGGCCCGCTGGTCACGGTGCCGAGGGTCGGCGACAAGGTCTACTACTTCCCGCAGGGCCACATCGAGCAGGTGAGCGCCCAATTTGGGTGGCCGCTTTCGCCCGCACTTCCGCCTCTCGGATTTCCCGTTCCGGCGAGTGCTTTTCGGGGGTTTTGTTCCGAGTTTTTCCACTGCGTGCCCGGCGATCGGGCTAGGGCGAGGGAAGTGGGTCCGTGGCCTGCGCAGCGTTACGCTTCTTGTCTTCCACGCTGAGTGTGGCTGGTCTGGTGCCTCATAAGCACTTTCGGTGTTGGAATTTTGGGTTCTTCGCGTCCCTCTGTGATCAGGAGGGATGTGTTGTTTCAGCTTGTTTGGGTAATTTCGGTTTCTTATGGGCCAATTCTTTTCGCGCGAGTTCTTCTCACGAAATTATCGAGGTTTTGCTCCATTTGGTCGAATTCTGGGTCTTGGGGTGCTCCAATTTGGGGTTTCGCTGGTCTGGCGCTAAATTGGGTCGGTTTACTCGTTACCCTAAGGAATATTTTAGCTTTGGCTTTAGGATTTTGTCCCGCGGGTGCAATATTCTCGGTCCCCCCAAAATTTCGGTGATTTTTTTGGTGATTTAGTGAAGTCTGAGACGTCAGATGCTGCTGTTCGGAGATGTGACCATTTCTGTGACAAATTTTGTAGTTCTTGTTCCGGATCGCTAAGTGTTCGTGTTTTCCCTCGCGTTTTACTTCTTACTTCTCCGCGCGCTGGTTTGCGAGAATTTGAGTTGCTCCGAGCTCGTGGTGTGGCTCCTGCATGTCGCGCGGTAAATTTCGGCTTAGTTGTTTCACTTTAGTGGGAAATCTCTTTCCTTTGGTTCCTAGTACCGGTTTCCTCTTTAGGTTTCTGTCGTGAATTTATGGATTTTAGTATTCGCTAGCGATCAGTGACTCAGCCTTTAGTTCTTGCGATTTGGGAGGAAAAAGACATGGTGTTATGGGGGCTGATGAAATAGTTCTTGTTCTTGTGGATTTCAGGTGGAGGCATCGACCAACCAGGTGGCTGAGCAGCACATGCAACTGTACAATCTTCCATGGAAGATCCTATGTGAGGTCATGAACATTGAACTGAAGGTACTTGCACCACCGCTTCTTGCAAAATGTGAGCTTTGCTGTTTAATAGCATTTgttattgatgatattttgtttCTAGGCCGAGCCAGACACCGATGAGGTTTATGCTCAGCTCACTCTGCTTCCTGAATCGAAGGTGAGTAATGTTTTGAGCTTCCACACTGTGCTCCACTGGGTGATCTTGGTCTAAAGCGTTTAAACATTCTTCATTTGTTGGTTTTGTGTGTAACAGCAAGCGGAGAATGCCTCTAGTGAGGAGGTGCCTGCTGCGCCACCAGCTGCTCCTGCGAGGCCACGTGTGCACTCGTTCTGCAAGACATTGACAGCCTCTGACACGAGCACACATGGCGGCTTCTCCGTGCTGCGACGCCACGCCGATGAGTGTCTCCCCCCACTGGTTAGCTTGCTGgatctttgacttgatgtaggTCTGCTATTTGTTGTTTGAGTGGCAGTGATGCTCTTTGCTTTTGCTTCTTGGTCAGGATATGAGCTGCCAGCCTCCAACACAAGAGCTGGTGGCCAAGGATCTGCATGGCGTCGAATGGCGCTTTCGTCACATATTCAGAGGTGATCACTCGACAACCATTTGACTATTCAGAACGTGCGGTGCTCTTTGCTCACTTGCACCAGTATACTCTACATGAGTAGGAAACATACACTGCACCAGCTTTTGTTTGTTTCTATGTACAGAGTAAAAACAGTTCTTGTGTGCATTAATGACTCCTTAAATTGATCTTAAATTGGTGTTAAATGTGATTCTCAGTACAATGTGTATGCACTATCTTACCTCGTTGGCTTCATTGGAGGGACCAGCTTGTGTTTGCAACAAGTTCTTGTGCATTTTGATTCCTTTGCATGGGCCTGCACTTGATGATGCGAGGATAACCATATGGTTTTGTCAGCTGATGTGGTACCTTACATGCTTTAGTTTCTTAGGACAAGTACTTCACATCTCCAGATGTCTTTTTGACTTGTGAGTTGTGCCAATCAAAACTTTTGTACCCAGACCATGTTTTAACTATATAGTATGGATGGAATTAAGATGTTGTATCCTCTTCTAAGTCATCTCATGTACATTTCTGCCAACTTCAGGTCAGCCACGAAGACATCTTTTGCAGAGTGGCTGGAGTGTTTTTGTTAGCGCCAAACGACTTGTTGCTGGGGATGCCTTCATCTTTCTAAGGTATGTTTTGTGACACACTGAACAGCTTTTGCTATTTGACTCTGTTTTCCCTTCACTGCTTAATATGTACTTCCCGAATGATGTGCACAGAGGTGAGAATGGAGAACTTCGTGTAGGAGTTAGGCGTGCAATGAGGCAGCAAGCTAATGTTCCATCTTCAGTAATATCAAGCCACAGCATGCATCTTGGTGTTCTTGCTACAGCATGGCATGCTGTTAACACTGGTACCATGTTCACTGTCTACTACAAGCCTAGGTTTGTGCTAACTCTTTGTAGATTTTATACATAATTCCTGTATGCAGTTTTAGCCTTGTGCTATATTATTTCTGATCTGAATATGTAGTGCTTTCATGTAATTGAATTATCTTCTGAAATCATTGCACTACTCTCAGGACAAGTCCATCTGAGTTTGTGGTCCCTTGTGATCGCTATATGGAATCGCTGAAACGAAATTATTCTATAGGGATGAGATTTAAGATGAGGTTCGAAGGTGAAGAGGCTCCAGAGCAAAGGTAAGCAATGACCTGGTGCAATGATATATGTTTTCTGCTTCACCAATCACCATATATGTTTCCTCTGTTAGAAGCAACTTGAAACCTTCAATTATGCATTAGATTCACTGGGACCATTGTTGGAATGGCGGATTCTGATCCAGCTGGATGGGCTGAATCAAAATGGCGTTCCCTTAAGGTATTGCCCCTTCCATTCCTCCCTTTTCAGTTCAAACAGACTTGTTTTATGGAGCATTGTTCTGATGTACTTTCGTGATATCCAGGTGAGGTGGGATGAAGCTTCCTCCATTCCTCGTCCTGAAAGGGTTTCTCCCTGGCAAATAGAACCTGCTGTAAGCCCTCCCCCCATCAATCCACATCCAGTGCCCAGACCCAAGAGGCATCGCCCTAATGTTCTAGCTTCCCTGCCTGACTCTTCAGCTCCAACAAAAGAAGGTTAGACCTTGTCATCAGTGTGGAGATTGTAGGATAATTGTCCAGTCTTACTAATGCATGTGTTTTACCTCATTCTAGCTGCTTCTAAAGTCACAGTGGAGATTCAACAAAATGCCTTACAAATGGCCCTGCAGACCCAAGAGAATGCAACCCCGAAAAGTGGTTTTGGTGATAACAGCGAGTTGGACACTGCTCAGAAGACAGTCCTGCGACCATCAGGACTTGATCGAGAGAAGAATACCATTGGTACACAGAGGAAGCTAGGTTCAGATAGTTGGATGCAGATGAACAGGCCTGAGAGTTACAAGGAGATGCTATCAGGATATCAGCCACCTAAAGATGTACAGAATCCACAGGGTTTCTGTGCCTTACCTGAGCAGATTGCTGCAGGTCATTCTAACTTCTGGCACACTGTAAATGCTCATTATCAAGATCAGCAAGGCAGTCATAATATGTTCCCTGGCTCATGGTCCATGATGCCTCCAAGTACCGGCTTTGGGTTGAACAGACAGAACTATCCAATGATACAGGAAGTCGGTGGGTTGCCTCAAAGTTCTGCAAATACAAAGTTTGGGAATGGAGTTTATGCTGCACTACCAGGCCGTGGCATTGATCAATACTCAGCTGGCTGGTTTGGCCATATGATACCTGGTGCCCGCATGGATGATGCACAGCCGCGCCTGATCAAGCCTCAACCTTTGGTTGTTGGTCATGCTGATGTGCAGAAAGCGAAAGGCAATTCATGCAAACTTTTTGGAATTCATCTTGACAGCCCAGCCAAATCTGAAGTTTTGAACTCTCCAACAAGTGTTGTATATGATGGGATGCCACAAACTCCAGGGGCAGATGAATGGCGG from the Phragmites australis chromosome 19, lpPhrAust1.1, whole genome shotgun sequence genome contains:
- the LOC133899943 gene encoding auxin response factor 23-like yields the protein MTASTAAAAAQASGGGGGEGHGAAARGGGGGAEDGMYSELWNLCAGPLVTVPRVGDKVYYFPQGHIEQVEASTNQVAEQHMQLYNLPWKILCEVMNIELKAEPDTDEVYAQLTLLPESKQAENASSEEVPAAPPAAPARPRVHSFCKTLTASDTSTHGGFSVLRRHADECLPPLDMSCQPPTQELVAKDLHGVEWRFRHIFRGQPRRHLLQSGWSVFVSAKRLVAGDAFIFLRGENGELRVGVRRAMRQQANVPSSVISSHSMHLGVLATAWHAVNTGTMFTVYYKPRTSPSEFVVPCDRYMESLKRNYSIGMRFKMRFEGEEAPEQRFTGTIVGMADSDPAGWAESKWRSLKVRWDEASSIPRPERVSPWQIEPAVSPPPINPHPVPRPKRHRPNVLASLPDSSAPTKEAASKVTVEIQQNALQMALQTQENATPKSGFGDNSELDTAQKTVLRPSGLDREKNTIGTQRKLGSDSWMQMNRPESYKEMLSGYQPPKDVQNPQGFCALPEQIAAGHSNFWHTVNAHYQDQQGSHNMFPGSWSMMPPSTGFGLNRQNYPMIQEVGGLPQSSANTKFGNGVYAALPGRGIDQYSAGWFGHMIPGARMDDAQPRLIKPQPLVVGHADVQKAKGNSCKLFGIHLDSPAKSEVLNSPTSVVYDGMPQTPGADEWRRPDATEVDKCSDPPKTLKQLNTPQTDSIPEKHPSCPQASRSMQCKSQGGSTRSCKKVHKQGIALGRSVDLTKFNGYTELIAELDGMFDFNGELKSSNKEWMVVYTDNEGDMMLVGDDPWNEFCNIVHKIFIYTREEVQQMNPGALNSRLEDSPANSMERGSAAREMRGCLSTSSLNSENC